A window of Thalassophryne amazonica chromosome 21, fThaAma1.1, whole genome shotgun sequence contains these coding sequences:
- the xkr5a gene encoding XK-related protein 5a → MNAPGAAGRRSGRWVAGCQALLLGASALVIVAERGALIYCIGFYLWNEETQWVGLTLGLFVPGMAVQLLSLKWYYDDGDDRRCFLSVIHVLHLGIFKRLWECMRSVLHTHSSVAELAFAVMQQADVAALWLMEALVLTLPQSLLQAYVVMSTDVGIMSPVAYCCGLCLLSVSWALVLYSRACCLIRPGHLAMPPAALLCQLVWRAGMLGARVTCLTFFARVFNWWVCGVVGFHWLTASFWLVSQQPDICSGPWCWRAFNGIMGLVHVFFFLNIKDGPSRFRMACFYAFMLIENATLLLAASDFLSEASWDNMTLPAAVLCSFLLGATSLVLYYRLLHPKSTEISQGSTHNHMASTCIERGESSISFGDKSLPPSSSQNHGSFSLSGIAGTLLEHPGLCGARPNSSCPCYHHHWLLIRLALKTGDLVKINRAYGASGAAAILGTEEYNQEFKNNDSAMITAAASCEAVSMDESQGQGLAPLSDCKDEFQSVSEPTSNEQPEEEDDSLEMESPMESPASDFKRRSPEGKSVLCDSPEPYFCPTESSSTIYFSADPQSPSSTSNPHLDRDTGGPERGMHLNSIPSDPSLHRDIRGLMSRVGPHCTSTPKLDCGMLGSPSSVLHFTGPRRQLVMSRKDEDDNF, encoded by the exons TGATCTACTGCATAGGTTTTTACCTTTGGAACGAGGAGACGCAGTGGGTGGGGCTCACCCTTGGCCTCTTTGTACCAGGGATGGCGGTTCAGCTGTTAAGTCTGAAGTGGTACTACGACGACGGCGATGACAGgcgctgcttcctctctgtcataCACGTGCTGCACCTGGGCATCTTCAAAAG GCTGTGGGAATGCATGAGGTCTGTGTTGCACACACACAGCTCAGTGGCTGAGCTCGCCTTCGCCGTCATGCAACAGGCGGATGTCGCCGCTCTTTGGCTGATGGAGGCCCTCGTCCTCACGCTGCCTCAGAGCCTGCTGCAGGCGTATGTCGTGATGTCTACTGATGTGGGCATCATGTCCCCAG TGGCGTACTGCTGTGGTCTGTGCCTGCTGTCCGTTTCCTGGGCCCTGGTGCTGTACAGCCGAGCCTGCTGCCTCATCCGACCGGGACACCTGGCCATGCCACCGGCTGCTCTGCTGTGCCAGCTGGTGTGGCGAGCGGGCATGCTGGGAGCCAGGGTGACCTGCCTCACGTTCTTCGCCAGGGTGTTTAACTGGTGGGTCTGCGGCGTGGTGG GTTTCCACTGGCTCACTGCTTCCTTCTGGCTGGTATCACAGCAACCAGACATCTGCAGCGGCCCCTGGTGCTGGCGCGCCTTCAATGGCATCATGGGACTCGTCCATGTgtttttcttcctcaacatcaaagACGGACCTTCGCGCTTTCGCATGGCCTGCTTTTACGCG TTCATGCTCATAGAGAATGCCACTCTGCTACTGGCTGCCTCTGACTTCCTCAGTGAAGCATCATGGGACAACATGACCCTCCCCGCCGCTGTGCTGTGTAGCTTTCTCCTCG GTGCTACCTCTTTGGTCCTATACTACCGGTTACTCCACCCCAAGTCAACAGAGATTTCCCAGGGATCAACTCACAACCACATGGCCAGCACATGTATTGAACGAGGAGAGTCCTCCATTTCTTTTGGAGATAAAAGCCTGCCACCTTCCTCCAGTCAAAACCATGGCAGCTTCTCCCTTTCAGGCATTGCAGGAACCCTACTAGAACATCCGGGTTTATGCGGTGCCAGACCTAACAGCTCTTGCCCTTGTTACCACCACCATTGGCTGTTGATCCGGTTGGCCCTGAAAACCGGAGACCTGGTGAAGATTAACAGGGCATATGGGGCCAGTGGAGCAGCAGCAATACTGGGTACAGAAGAGTACAACCAAGAGTTCAAGAATAATGACAGCGCCATGATCACGGCAGCCGCAAGCTGCGAGGCTGTCTCCATGGATGAGTCTCAGGGTCAGGGTCTGGCACCCCTCTCGGACTGCAAAGATGAGTTTCAAAGTGTGAGTGAACCCACGTCGAACGAACAACCTGAAGAAGAGGACGACAGTTTGGAGATGGAGAGCCCAATGGAGTCGCCGGCGTCGGACTTCAAGCGCCGCTCACCAGAGGGTAAATCTGTGCTCTGCGACAGTCCAGAGCCGTATTTTTGCCCCACAGAGTCAAGTTCAACGATATATTTCAGTGCTGATCCTCAGTCACCCAGCAGCACCAGTAACCCACATTTGGACCGGGACACTGGGGGACCGGAGAGGGGGATGCACCTTAACTCCATCCCAAGTGATCCATCCCTTCACCGAGACATCCGCGGGCTGATGAGCCGGGTCGGGCCACATTGCACTTCCACTCCTAAACTGGATTGTGGAATGTTGGGCTCCCCATCAAGCGTCCTGCATTTCACAGGTCCGAGGAGACAGCTCGTTATGTCTCGAAAAGATGAAGACGATAACTTCTAA